A region of Mauremys mutica isolate MM-2020 ecotype Southern chromosome 2, ASM2049712v1, whole genome shotgun sequence DNA encodes the following proteins:
- the CLDN12 gene encoding claudin-12, which yields MGCRDVHAATVLAFLSGTASVAGLFAAVLLPNWRLMRLHTFNKNEKNLTVYTGLWIKCARFDGSRDCVIYDTEWYTAVDQLDLRVLQFALPCSMLTAVSALLLCLIGMCNTAFVSSVPNIKLAKCLVNSPGCHLVAGLLFLLACAICLSPSIWVIFYNNYLNKKYEPVFTFDISVYITIASAGGLFFTSVLLFLWYCACKTLPSPFWQPLYSHASSMHSYASQPYSARSRLSAIEIDIPVVTHTS from the coding sequence ATGGGCTGCCGGGATGTTCATGCAGCGACAGTACTGGCCTTCCTCAGTGGAACAGCCTCGGTAGCAGGACTTTTTGCTGCAGTTTTACTTCCGAACTGGAGACTGATGAGGCTGCACACattcaacaaaaatgaaaagaatCTGACAGTTTACACTGGACTCTGGATTAAGTGTGCACGCTTTGATGGAAGCAGAGACTGTGTGATATATGACACAGAGTGGTACACAGCAGTCGATCAGCTGGATTTACGGGTTCTCCAATTTGCGCTCCCCTGTAGTATGCTAACTGCTGTCTCGGCTCTGCTGCTGTGTTTGATCGGCATGTGTAACACGGCCTTTGTGTCAAGTGTACCAAACATCAAACTTGCTAAATGTCTTGTAAATAGTCCAGGCTGCCACCTTGTGGCTGGTCTGTTGTTTCTACTTGCATGTGCCATTTGTCTCTCACCATCAATCTGGGTAATTTTTTATAACAACTACCTGAACAAAAAATATGAGCCAGTTTTTACCTTTGATATTTCAGTGTATATTACCATTGCCAGTGCAGGAGGCCTGTTTTTCACTTCAGTTCTGTTATTTCTGTGGTATTGTGCATGCAAAACCTTACCGTCCCCATTCTGGCAGCCTCTCTATTCCCATGCCTCGAGCATGCACAGCTATGCCTCCCAGCCCTATTCTGCACGATCTCGGCTCTCTGCCATTGAAATTGACATTCCTGTTGTAACACACACgtcttaa